In Ruegeria sp. YS9, the genomic window GCGTCCCCCCAACGCAAGCGCGACCGTCGCCCGCGACGGTGACAGACCCTGCCCCGATCTGCTAAACTGGGGTCATGAAGAAAACGCCTGACATCCCGGCCCCTTCGGCCATTCTGGAAGCGGCGCTCTATGTTGATGACCTGGACGCGGCAGAACAGTTTTACGGCGAAGTTCTTGGGCTCGAACGCATACAACGTGTCGCTGACCGCCATGTTTTCTATCGCATCGGCGGATCGGTCCTGCTGATTTTCAATCCCGACCAGACCGAACAACCGCCGCTTGACCCCGACATGCCGGTTCCGCCCCACGGCGCGCGCGGCCCCGGACATGTGTGTCTTGTGCTGTCACGAGAGGACATCGCGGCGATGCGCAAACACCTTCTGGACTGGAATATTCCGGTAGATGCCGAGTTTGACTGGCCCGGAGGCGCACGGTCTTTGTATGTGCGCGACCCGGCCGGAAACTCGGTCGAGTTCGCCGAAGGTCACTTGTGGGATTGAACCGGTGCGGAACGCATGGGCGCTCCGCAGGTTCCAAACACTAAAGACTCAGCTTGTCGCGCATGAAGGCCAGCGCAACGCTCAGCCCATCCGGGGCGATACCGTGCCCGGTGCCTTTCATGACATGGGCATAGACCTCTTTGAAACCGGCAGCTTGCAAGGCTTCGGCCGCTTCCGGCAGGGATTGTGGCGGGACAACGTCATCAGCGTCGCCATGCACCAGCAAGACAGGCATCCGGCTGACGGTTTCATCCACCAGCAGATCGGGTTCCAGCAAACGGCCTGAAAAGGCTACGATCCCGGCCACGGGATCTTCCCGGCGTGGTGCGACATGCAGGCTCATCATCGTGCCCTGGCTGAAACCAAACAGAACAACCTGTTCGGGCAGGACATCTTCGTCCACCATCAGCGCGTCCAGAAAGGCGTTGAAGTCCTCGACCGCCATTTCCATGCCCCGGCGGGCCTCTTCCTCGGAAGATCCATCGATCCACGGAATCGGGAACCACTGATACCCGTTGGGCATTCCGGGGATCTGCTCGGGGGCGTCGGGGGCCACGAACAACGTGTCAGGCAGGTGTTCGCCCAGCGGATCGGCCAATCCCAGCAGATCGGCACCGTTTGCGCCATAGCCATGCACGAACACCACGACCGAGCGCGTGTCGCCCGAAACAGGCTCTTTCCGGAGCGCATTCAAAACCCGTGTCATCTGATCCCTTCTCTTTGCTTTGCAACCCGGTAATAGGCCCACAGAACCCGCGCCGCAACCGAACGCCAGGGCGACCAGGCCTCGGCCATTTTGCGCAGTTCCTTGTCTGTCGGACGTTCAGGCAGGTCATAGAGGATGCGCGCCGCCTCTTGCAGGGCCAGATCACCGGGTGCGATGACATCTGCGCGACCCAGCGAGAACATGGCATAGATTTCGGCTGTCCAGACACCGATTCCCGATACTTGCGTCAAAGTAGCGACAACATCTGCGTCAGTTGCATCGCGCAACGCCTTATAGTCGATGCGTGCCTCGGCCAGAGCCCGCGCATATCGGATCTTCTGACGGCTCAGGCCAACGGCCCGCAGATCATCATCCGTCGCCCACAGGATCTTGCGCGGGCCGGTCAGCTTGGCATCCCGAAGCCGTTTCCAGATCGCATTGGCCGAAGCCACACTCACCTGCTGGCTGACAATTGCACTCAGCAATTGCGCAAACCCGTCAGGGCGGCGGCGCAGCGGCAACGGGCCGGTCTGATCCATCGCGTAGGCCATTCGCGGACAGGATTGGGCCAGCCATTCGGCCCCTTCGGCAACACAGTCCGGTGTTTCGATGATGCGGCCTGCGGACATGCGGCCTCCCTGCTCTGCTATCTCGGGCACGTTAGGCGCATGTGACGCAGATGCAACCCGCTTGTGCCGCAAACACTTAGCCGATAACCATTCGCCCATGACCATGATTTCAACCCTTCCGGACGACCGGCAGGCCAAACGCAATGTGGCCGTGCTGGTGGCTGCCCAAGCCATACTGGGCGCGCAGATGCCCATGATGTTCATCGTTGGCGGACTTGCAGGTCAGTCGCTGGCTTCGAACCCCTGTTTGGCGACCCTGCCGATATCCCTGATCGTTCTGGGATCGATGCTGGCGGCCACGCCGATCTCGGCCATCATGCAAAAATGGGGCCGACGCGTGGGGTTTCTTGTCGGGGCAACCGCCGGCGCATTGGGCGGATTGATAGGAGCTTATGGCCTGTTCCTTGGTTCCTTCCCCATCTTTCTGGTCGGCAGCCTGCTGACCGGCATCTATATGAGCGCACACGGGTTCTATCGCTTTGCAGCAGCAGACACCGCTTCAGACGATTTCCGCCCCAAGGCGATTTCATATGTCATGGCGGGCGGATTGGCGGCCGCCATCATTGGGCCTCAGATCGTGAAGCTGACGTCTGAAGCTTACGTCATCCCTTTTCTGGGTACATATATGGCCGTAATCGGCATCAACGTTCTGGGTTCGGTGCTGTTCTTCTTTCTCGACATTCCGACGCCTGCGAAACCTGCGGCTGATGAACCCAAGGGGCGGTCACGGATCGAGCTGTTGAAAACGCCCCGCATTGCCGTCGCGATAATCTGTGCCATGGTGTCTTATGCGCTGATGAATCTTGTCATGACCTCGACACCGCTTGCGGTTGTCGGATGTGGGTTTTCGGCCAATGACGCGGCGGATATCGTGACAAGTCACGTGCTGGCAATGTATGTTCCCAGCTTCTTCACCGGGCACCTGATCGCCCGGTTTGGCGTTGAAAAGATCGTCGCTCTGGGCCTGGCCATACTTGCCGCATCAGGAGTGGTTGCGCTGCAAGGCGTTGAATTGGGAAACTTTTTTGTTGCCCTCGTCCTTCTGGGCATTGGTTGGAATTTCGGCTTTATCGGCGCGACCACGATGCTGGCCGCATCTCATGAACCGCAAGAGCGTGGTCGGATGCAGGGCCTCAATGACCTGCTGGTGTTTGGCGGTGTGACACTTGCATCGCTGGCCTCGGGTGGGTTGATGAACTGCTCGGGCGGATCCGCGATCGAGGGGTGGAATGCCGTTAACCTTGCCATGATCCCCTTGCTGACACTGGCAGGTGGCGCATTGCTGTGGCTGGTTCTGCGCCCGGCCGATCCCGAAAGCGTCTGATCACCAGCGCCCGCTGCCGACGGTCCACATCAGGGACAGGCGCTGACGCATTTCGCTTGGGTCAAGCGTTCCTGCCGCCACCCGCTGGGGCTGGGCGATGGCCTGCTTCAGAACCCGTTCCGCCAGCCAGCCCGCATACAGCGCGGGACGCGCCTCAGGCGCTATGTCGCCTCGGTTTGATCGTGCGTTGCGCAATCGATCCAAAGCGGTTTGGGCCAATTGCTGAACGCCACCCGTCGTGCCATCAAGCAAAGGTACACGACCCCGCTTTTCCAGTTCGGGAATGGCGCGGAACCAATTTGCCACACCGACTCCGTACCCGAAATCGCGCAGCACGCTTTCCTCCGCCGCACCCAACGCCTGCGCTGAGGCCACGAAAAGCGACCCGGAACTGTGTTGGATATAGGCGTCAAAATGCTCCTGATCCTCAAACGGGTCCTTATATATATCCCAACGCCTTACGGCGACAAATTCATCCAGAATACCTGCCAGATGCGGCGACAGGACCCGAGACAGAGGCGTCACCACCTCATGCCGCCGCACAGGGGCGCCTTCTGCAATCTCCTGCAACGCGTCGCGCCACCATTGCAGCCGCATTTCGGCAATCATGG contains:
- a CDS encoding VOC family protein yields the protein MKKTPDIPAPSAILEAALYVDDLDAAEQFYGEVLGLERIQRVADRHVFYRIGGSVLLIFNPDQTEQPPLDPDMPVPPHGARGPGHVCLVLSREDIAAMRKHLLDWNIPVDAEFDWPGGARSLYVRDPAGNSVEFAEGHLWD
- a CDS encoding alpha/beta hydrolase yields the protein MTRVLNALRKEPVSGDTRSVVVFVHGYGANGADLLGLADPLGEHLPDTLFVAPDAPEQIPGMPNGYQWFPIPWIDGSSEEEARRGMEMAVEDFNAFLDALMVDEDVLPEQVVLFGFSQGTMMSLHVAPRREDPVAGIVAFSGRLLEPDLLVDETVSRMPVLLVHGDADDVVPPQSLPEAAEALQAAGFKEVYAHVMKGTGHGIAPDGLSVALAFMRDKLSL
- a CDS encoding DNA-3-methyladenine glycosylase encodes the protein MSAGRIIETPDCVAEGAEWLAQSCPRMAYAMDQTGPLPLRRRPDGFAQLLSAIVSQQVSVASANAIWKRLRDAKLTGPRKILWATDDDLRAVGLSRQKIRYARALAEARIDYKALRDATDADVVATLTQVSGIGVWTAEIYAMFSLGRADVIAPGDLALQEAARILYDLPERPTDKELRKMAEAWSPWRSVAARVLWAYYRVAKQREGIR
- a CDS encoding MFS transporter yields the protein MTMISTLPDDRQAKRNVAVLVAAQAILGAQMPMMFIVGGLAGQSLASNPCLATLPISLIVLGSMLAATPISAIMQKWGRRVGFLVGATAGALGGLIGAYGLFLGSFPIFLVGSLLTGIYMSAHGFYRFAAADTASDDFRPKAISYVMAGGLAAAIIGPQIVKLTSEAYVIPFLGTYMAVIGINVLGSVLFFFLDIPTPAKPAADEPKGRSRIELLKTPRIAVAIICAMVSYALMNLVMTSTPLAVVGCGFSANDAADIVTSHVLAMYVPSFFTGHLIARFGVEKIVALGLAILAASGVVALQGVELGNFFVALVLLGIGWNFGFIGATTMLAASHEPQERGRMQGLNDLLVFGGVTLASLASGGLMNCSGGSAIEGWNAVNLAMIPLLTLAGGALLWLVLRPADPESV
- a CDS encoding squalene/phytoene synthase family protein, which encodes MVFDDDVKACAALVQRADPDRFRATMAAPVSARSVLFPVYALNVEVARAPWVTQEPMIAEMRLQWWRDALQEIAEGAPVRRHEVVTPLSRVLSPHLAGILDEFVAVRRWDIYKDPFEDQEHFDAYIQHSSGSLFVASAQALGAAEESVLRDFGYGVGVANWFRAIPELEKRGRVPLLDGTTGGVQQLAQTALDRLRNARSNRGDIAPEARPALYAGWLAERVLKQAIAQPQRVAAGTLDPSEMRQRLSLMWTVGSGRW